In Flammeovirgaceae bacterium 311, one DNA window encodes the following:
- a CDS encoding lesion bypass DNA polymerase V UmuD (COG1974 SOS-response transcriptional repressors (RecA-mediated autopeptidases)), with the protein MERVLVRLHPSESVASLGIPVVGYVAAGFPSPAQDYLEDKIDLNRELIRNPAATFLARVSGISMSGDMEEGDLLVIDRSLPTKHDAIALCFLNGEFTVKRVHQKKDRVFLMPTNKLFPVIEVEEGGELMIWGIVTYIIKNARHT; encoded by the coding sequence ATGGAGCGAGTATTAGTCAGGCTGCACCCTTCCGAATCGGTAGCATCCTTAGGCATTCCTGTTGTTGGATATGTAGCTGCGGGCTTTCCTTCGCCTGCCCAGGATTACCTGGAAGATAAAATAGACCTGAACCGGGAGCTGATTAGAAACCCTGCCGCCACCTTTCTGGCCCGCGTAAGCGGCATTAGCATGAGCGGCGACATGGAAGAGGGCGACCTGCTGGTGATAGACCGTTCGCTGCCCACCAAACACGATGCCATTGCCCTCTGCTTTCTGAACGGGGAGTTTACGGTTAAGCGCGTTCACCAGAAAAAAGACCGGGTATTCCTGATGCCTACCAACAAGCTTTTTCCCGTGATTGAGGTGGAGGAAGGAGGCGAGCTGATGATCTGGGGTATTGTTACCTACATCATCAAAAACGCCCGCCATACATGA
- a CDS encoding alpha/beta hydrolase domain-containing protein (COG0657 Esterase/lipase), with the protein MAAVFALSSCETLKDIFDEEPSMGNVIMPEGPPPEWAPDIDPQMLAVIEQLQSYGTPPLHTLTADQARKAPTPTDAVMDLLKKYNITPPQPKVDFNHLVIPNNTDEGLLVRTYTPRSGNGPFPVIVYYHGGGWVIAGLDTYEPSAAALAEKTGAIVVSVAYRQAPEHTFPAAHEDAYAAYVWARENAGQINGNPDKVATAGESAGGNLAVAVAIMAKERGMELPVHILSVYPIAEGDTESSTYDKYADAVPLNRPLMEWFFNKYVPDETNRMSPLITLTDADLTGLPPVTIINAEIDPLEAEGEILAEVLKMAGVDVTRKVYAGVTHEFFGMAAVLEQARHAQDLAASRLKESFK; encoded by the coding sequence ATGGCAGCGGTTTTTGCCCTTTCCTCCTGCGAAACATTAAAAGACATCTTTGACGAAGAACCCAGTATGGGAAATGTTATCATGCCTGAAGGTCCGCCTCCGGAATGGGCACCGGATATAGATCCGCAGATGCTGGCCGTTATTGAGCAGCTCCAAAGCTATGGCACGCCTCCACTCCATACCCTTACTGCCGATCAGGCCAGAAAGGCACCTACCCCTACCGATGCGGTGATGGATCTTTTAAAAAAGTATAACATAACACCACCACAGCCAAAGGTCGATTTTAACCACCTGGTGATTCCAAACAATACAGATGAAGGTCTTCTGGTACGTACTTATACGCCGCGTAGTGGTAATGGCCCTTTCCCGGTTATTGTTTATTATCATGGCGGTGGCTGGGTAATTGCCGGCCTGGATACTTACGAACCATCTGCTGCAGCTTTGGCTGAAAAAACAGGTGCAATTGTAGTATCAGTGGCTTATCGCCAGGCTCCTGAGCATACATTCCCTGCAGCGCACGAAGATGCTTATGCTGCTTATGTCTGGGCACGTGAAAACGCTGGTCAGATCAATGGAAATCCCGATAAGGTGGCCACAGCAGGAGAAAGTGCAGGGGGCAACCTTGCAGTTGCGGTAGCAATTATGGCAAAAGAGCGTGGTATGGAACTCCCCGTTCATATTCTTTCTGTCTATCCAATTGCCGAAGGAGATACTGAGTCCTCTACGTATGATAAATATGCAGATGCTGTACCTCTAAACCGCCCATTGATGGAGTGGTTCTTCAATAAATATGTGCCTGATGAAACCAATAGAATGAGCCCACTTATTACTCTCACAGATGCAGACCTTACTGGTTTACCACCAGTAACTATCATCAATGCTGAAATTGATCCGCTAGAAGCTGAAGGTGAAATCCTGGCTGAGGTATTAAAGATGGCGGGTGTGGATGTTACAAGAAAAGTATAT
- a CDS encoding alcohol dehydrogenase zinc-binding domain-containing protein (COG2130 Putative NADP-dependent oxidoreductases) — MEIKQILLNSRPKGLPDQTNFKVETVTLPELKEGEVQVKGLYYSVDPYMRGRMNDAKSYVPPYQVGAPIEGGVVAEVVASKAAQYKAGDKVLGNLPWATQAVVPAKRLTKIDDTIAPASYYLGILGMPGLTAYFGLMDIGKPKEGETVVVSGAAGAVGVVVGQIAKIQGCRVVGIAGDDHKLKMLQEEFGFDEAINYKTTDNMDAAIAKACPDKVDIYFDNVGGEISDAVIRNINFHARIPLCGQIALYNVTEVPVGPRLQPMLLTRSVLMKGFIVSNYQSRFGEGIQQLAQWLKEGKLRYTETVREGFENLPEALLGLFSGDNTGKMIVKA, encoded by the coding sequence ATGGAAATAAAACAAATACTATTGAACAGCCGTCCCAAAGGCCTGCCCGATCAGACAAACTTTAAGGTTGAGACAGTTACTTTACCCGAATTAAAAGAGGGTGAAGTGCAGGTAAAAGGCCTTTATTATTCCGTAGACCCCTATATGCGCGGGCGCATGAATGATGCAAAATCCTACGTTCCGCCCTACCAGGTAGGTGCCCCCATTGAAGGTGGCGTGGTAGCCGAAGTAGTAGCCAGCAAAGCGGCGCAGTATAAAGCTGGTGATAAAGTGTTGGGTAACCTGCCCTGGGCTACACAGGCTGTGGTGCCGGCAAAACGGCTTACAAAGATCGATGATACCATAGCACCTGCCAGTTATTACCTGGGCATACTGGGCATGCCGGGGCTAACTGCTTATTTTGGCCTGATGGATATCGGGAAACCCAAAGAAGGTGAAACGGTAGTGGTTTCCGGAGCTGCCGGAGCAGTAGGTGTTGTAGTAGGGCAAATAGCAAAAATACAGGGCTGCCGGGTAGTAGGCATTGCCGGCGATGATCATAAGCTTAAGATGCTTCAGGAGGAGTTTGGCTTTGATGAGGCAATTAACTACAAAACAACCGATAACATGGATGCAGCCATCGCAAAAGCCTGCCCCGATAAGGTAGATATTTATTTTGATAATGTAGGAGGAGAAATTTCAGATGCCGTTATCAGGAACATCAATTTCCATGCACGCATTCCCCTCTGCGGCCAGATTGCCCTGTACAATGTAACCGAAGTACCTGTAGGCCCACGCCTGCAGCCCATGCTGCTCACCAGAAGCGTGTTAATGAAGGGCTTTATTGTAAGCAACTATCAGAGCCGTTTTGGCGAAGGCATTCAGCAACTGGCGCAGTGGTTAAAAGAAGGAAAGCTCAGGTACACAGAAACAGTCAGGGAAGGATTTGAAAATCTGCCCGAAGCGCTGCTAGGGCTTTTCTCTGGCGATAACACCGGAAAAATGATTGTAAAGGCATAG
- a CDS encoding DNA repair nucleotidyltransferase/DNA polymerase (COG0389 Nucleotidyltransferase/DNA polymerase involved in DNA repair): MIALVDCNNFYVSCERVFDPGLNGKPVVVLSNNDGCVISRSQEAKDLEIWMGAPAFQIRELVEQHQIKVFSSNYTLYGDMSGRVMQTLRTFSPNVEVYSIDEAFLDASGLPAGALPQDLTDWGQLLRATVRKNVGIPVGVGIGPTKTLAKVANWIAKKHRDYKKWGVFVLNEENREEVLEYFPIEEVWGIGRKHAERLKEKGATTALKFTELPESWVKRHMSVVGQRLQRELKGISCLSLELMAQAKQNICTSRSFAEMLEDVELIREAVSTHASRCAFKLRRDGSCAGAITVFLHTNRFKVNDLQYANAQTLLLPQASADSRVLVKAAMKGLGMIYKKGYRYKKAGVIVSQIVPRQQVQQDLFASSSENPELMKVVDKLNGRYGQEKVRVAALGYSKGWHLRREHLSPCYTTDLREVLRVRG, translated from the coding sequence ATGATTGCGCTGGTAGACTGCAATAACTTTTACGTAAGCTGCGAGCGGGTTTTTGACCCCGGCCTGAACGGAAAGCCTGTGGTGGTGCTCTCCAACAACGACGGCTGCGTGATCTCCCGCAGCCAGGAAGCCAAAGATCTCGAGATCTGGATGGGTGCCCCTGCCTTTCAGATCCGGGAGCTGGTAGAGCAGCACCAGATCAAAGTATTCAGCTCCAACTATACCCTCTATGGCGATATGTCGGGGCGGGTGATGCAAACCCTGCGCACGTTTAGCCCCAACGTAGAGGTTTACTCCATCGACGAAGCCTTCCTGGATGCCAGCGGGTTACCCGCCGGGGCACTGCCGCAGGATCTTACTGACTGGGGACAGCTGCTGCGGGCAACTGTGCGTAAAAACGTGGGCATCCCGGTAGGGGTGGGCATAGGCCCAACCAAAACCCTGGCCAAGGTTGCTAACTGGATAGCCAAAAAGCATCGTGATTATAAGAAGTGGGGCGTGTTTGTGCTAAACGAGGAAAATCGGGAGGAAGTGCTGGAGTATTTCCCGATTGAGGAAGTTTGGGGTATTGGCCGAAAGCATGCCGAGCGCCTAAAGGAAAAAGGAGCCACCACTGCCCTGAAGTTTACCGAACTGCCCGAAAGCTGGGTAAAACGGCATATGTCGGTAGTAGGCCAGCGGCTGCAGCGGGAGCTCAAAGGTATCTCCTGCCTTTCGCTGGAGCTGATGGCGCAGGCCAAGCAGAACATCTGCACCTCGCGCTCCTTTGCCGAAATGCTTGAAGATGTAGAGCTGATCAGGGAAGCTGTAAGCACCCACGCCAGCCGCTGCGCTTTTAAGCTTCGCAGGGATGGCAGCTGTGCCGGTGCTATTACCGTTTTTTTGCACACCAACCGCTTTAAGGTAAACGACCTGCAGTATGCCAATGCCCAAACCCTGCTCCTGCCCCAGGCCTCGGCCGACAGCCGGGTGCTGGTAAAAGCCGCCATGAAGGGACTGGGAATGATCTACAAAAAGGGCTACCGCTACAAAAAAGCCGGTGTAATCGTAAGCCAGATTGTGCCCCGCCAGCAGGTACAGCAGGATCTTTTTGCCTCCTCTTCTGAAAACCCCGAGCTGATGAAGGTAGTAGATAAGCTCAACGGCCGCTACGGCCAGGAAAAGGTACGGGTAGCTGCCCTGGGCTACAGTAAGGGATGGCACCTGCGGCGCGAGCACCTCTCCCCCTGCTATACCACTGATTTACGGGAGGTGCTAAGGGTACGGGGATAG